Proteins encoded within one genomic window of Citrobacter amalonaticus Y19:
- a CDS encoding TonB-dependent receptor — protein MNNTKTILALTIGAISGTAWAADTAKKAEDTIVVQATTNNDFKPGGDTPLPAFLDGQVANGGRLGMLGQQSAMDVPFNVISYTSKLVEDQQAKTIADVVANDAGVQYVQGYGNSAESFRIRGLKFDGDDMTFGGLSGILPRQVVDAQMVDRIEIFKGANALMNGAASSAVGGMINLEPKHAGDIPQAKVGVDYTSDSQIGTTLDAGRRFGDSDQFGARVNLVHREGETRIQDDRRRTTLLSTGLDYKGDNFRTSLDVGYQKKTFHGSPTSVNISAVDFIPTLPKNDRNFSQKWAYSDIENEFGMWRSEYDITDNWTAYTGLGAQHAHEEGLYSAPKLLDKSGTATASRLDTNRISDTVSGMAGIRGNFDTGFVSHKVNVGYSAQSKNEKIAWKMSKAADNPYTNIYHNRGVDAPASTNSNGKGGNYSDPLTSGRTRTQGWLLSDTLGVLDDTLLFTVGARHQKVVIRGYDKVTGAENAADGFDGSRWMPTYGVVYKPWEAIAFYANHTEALQPGKTAPNTATNYGQSTGIVHSKQNEVGVKADFGRVGGSLALFEIKMPSAILDSETKHYGLDAEQRNRGVELNVFGEPMLGMRLNASATWLQAEMTKTNNGLNQGNDVIGVPNFYAVLGAEYDIKPIEGLTATARVNHSGSQYANLTNTKKLDSFTTLDLGMRYRFALNQNQNQMTVRAGIDNVTNENYWASVDDSGTYVTQGEPRTVKVSVGYEF, from the coding sequence GTTACCGGCATTCCTTGACGGGCAGGTTGCCAACGGCGGCAGGCTGGGAATGCTCGGTCAACAGAGCGCGATGGACGTCCCCTTCAACGTCATCAGCTATACCTCTAAACTGGTTGAAGATCAGCAGGCAAAAACCATTGCCGATGTCGTGGCAAACGATGCGGGCGTGCAGTATGTCCAGGGCTATGGTAACAGCGCGGAAAGCTTCCGTATCCGCGGCCTGAAGTTTGATGGCGATGACATGACCTTTGGCGGCCTTTCCGGCATTTTGCCGCGTCAGGTGGTGGATGCGCAGATGGTGGATCGCATCGAAATCTTCAAAGGGGCAAACGCCCTGATGAACGGTGCCGCAAGCTCCGCTGTCGGCGGGATGATCAACCTTGAACCGAAACATGCAGGCGACATCCCGCAGGCCAAAGTCGGCGTGGACTACACCTCAGATTCACAGATTGGCACCACGCTGGATGCCGGTCGTCGCTTTGGTGACAGCGACCAGTTTGGCGCACGGGTGAATCTGGTCCACCGTGAAGGCGAAACCCGAATTCAGGACGATCGCCGCCGTACGACGCTGCTCTCCACGGGACTGGACTACAAAGGCGATAATTTCCGCACCTCGCTGGACGTGGGGTATCAGAAGAAAACCTTCCACGGCAGCCCAACCAGCGTCAACATTTCTGCGGTCGATTTCATCCCGACGCTGCCGAAAAATGACCGCAACTTCTCGCAGAAGTGGGCGTACAGCGATATCGAAAACGAATTCGGTATGTGGCGTAGTGAATACGACATCACCGACAACTGGACCGCCTATACCGGTCTTGGCGCTCAGCACGCGCACGAAGAAGGTCTCTACAGCGCGCCGAAACTGCTGGATAAGAGCGGTACGGCCACTGCCAGCCGTCTTGATACTAACCGCATCAGCGACACGGTGAGCGGCATGGCGGGGATTCGCGGCAACTTCGACACTGGCTTTGTCTCGCACAAAGTGAACGTCGGCTACTCGGCGCAAAGCAAAAACGAAAAAATCGCGTGGAAGATGTCCAAAGCGGCGGATAACCCGTATACCAATATCTACCACAACCGCGGCGTTGATGCGCCAGCCAGTACCAACTCAAACGGCAAGGGCGGCAACTACAGCGATCCGCTGACCAGCGGACGCACCCGTACTCAGGGCTGGCTGCTGAGCGATACGCTGGGCGTGCTGGATGACACACTGCTGTTTACCGTCGGGGCGCGCCATCAGAAAGTGGTCATCCGGGGTTATGACAAAGTCACCGGTGCGGAAAACGCCGCCGACGGCTTTGACGGCAGTCGCTGGATGCCCACTTACGGTGTCGTCTACAAACCGTGGGAGGCGATCGCTTTCTACGCCAATCACACCGAAGCGCTACAGCCAGGTAAAACGGCGCCCAATACCGCAACCAACTATGGTCAGAGCACCGGTATCGTCCATTCTAAGCAGAACGAAGTGGGCGTGAAGGCGGACTTCGGGCGCGTGGGCGGCTCGCTGGCGCTGTTTGAGATCAAGATGCCTTCGGCGATCCTTGACAGTGAAACCAAACATTATGGTCTGGATGCCGAGCAGCGTAACCGCGGCGTTGAGCTGAATGTCTTCGGTGAACCGATGCTGGGCATGCGTCTGAACGCCAGCGCCACCTGGCTGCAGGCGGAGATGACCAAAACCAACAATGGCCTGAATCAGGGCAATGATGTGATCGGCGTGCCGAATTTTTACGCCGTGCTGGGTGCCGAGTATGACATCAAACCGATTGAGGGTCTGACCGCCACGGCACGCGTGAACCATTCCGGTTCTCAGTATGCAAACCTGACCAATACCAAAAAGCTCGACAGCTTCACTACCCTGGATCTGGGTATGCGTTATCGCTTCGCGCTTAACCAGAACCAAAACCAGATGACCGTTCGCGCGGGCATCGACAACGTGACCAACGAAAACTACTGGGCCAGTGTTGATGATTCCGGCACGTATGTCACCCAGGGCGAACCGCGCACCGTTAAAGTGTCCGTTGGCTACGAGTTCTGA
- the pheP gene encoding phenylalanine transporter, with amino-acid sequence MRDASSASGNGRSEASSEQTPTLQRGLQNRHIQLIALGGAIGTGLFLGIGPAIQMAGPAVLLGYGIAGVIAFLIMRQLGEMVVEEPVSGSFAHFAYKYWGPFAGFLSGWNYWVMFVLVGMAELTAAGIYMQYWLPDVPTWVWAAAFFIIINAVNLVNVRLYGETEFWFALIKVLAIIGMIGFGLWLLFSGNGGERATIDNLWQHGGFLATGWKGLILSLAVIMFSFGGLELIGITAAEARDPHKSIPKAVNQVVYRILLFYIGSLVVLLALYPWVEVKSDSSPFVMIFHDLNSNVVASALNFVILVASLSVYNSGVYSNSRMLFGLSVQGNAPKFLTRVSRRGVPVNSLLLSGAITSLVVLINYLLPKEAFGLLMALVVATLLLNWIMICLAHLRFRAAMRRKGRDTQFKALLYPAGNYICIAFLAMILVLMCTIDDMRLSAMLLPVWVIFLFVAFKLSRKK; translated from the coding sequence GTGAGAGACGCGTCATCCGCTTCAGGCAATGGCCGTTCTGAAGCGTCGTCGGAACAGACTCCGACGCTGCAACGTGGTTTGCAAAATCGACATATTCAGTTAATCGCCCTCGGCGGCGCGATTGGTACTGGGCTGTTTCTGGGTATCGGCCCGGCGATTCAGATGGCGGGACCGGCCGTACTGCTGGGTTACGGCATCGCCGGGGTTATTGCCTTTCTGATCATGCGCCAGCTCGGCGAAATGGTCGTCGAAGAGCCGGTATCGGGCTCCTTCGCTCACTTTGCCTATAAATACTGGGGGCCATTTGCGGGCTTCCTGTCAGGCTGGAACTACTGGGTGATGTTTGTGCTGGTCGGGATGGCTGAACTGACGGCCGCCGGCATCTATATGCAGTACTGGTTACCTGACGTTCCCACCTGGGTCTGGGCCGCAGCCTTCTTTATTATCATTAACGCCGTCAACCTGGTGAACGTTCGACTGTATGGCGAAACCGAATTCTGGTTTGCGCTCATTAAAGTGCTGGCGATTATCGGCATGATTGGCTTTGGTCTGTGGCTGCTGTTCTCGGGTAACGGCGGCGAGCGGGCGACCATCGACAACCTGTGGCAGCACGGTGGTTTCCTGGCGACGGGCTGGAAGGGGTTGATCCTGTCGCTGGCGGTAATTATGTTCTCCTTCGGCGGGCTGGAGCTTATCGGGATCACTGCGGCAGAAGCCCGCGATCCGCATAAAAGCATCCCCAAAGCCGTCAATCAGGTGGTGTATCGTATTCTGCTGTTCTACATCGGTTCGCTGGTGGTTCTGCTGGCGCTCTATCCGTGGGTGGAAGTGAAATCCGACAGTAGCCCGTTCGTGATGATTTTCCACGATCTGAACAGCAACGTGGTGGCTTCAGCACTGAACTTCGTGATTTTGGTGGCATCCCTGTCTGTTTATAACAGCGGCGTTTATTCCAACAGTCGTATGCTGTTTGGTCTGTCAGTCCAGGGCAACGCCCCGAAGTTTCTGACCCGCGTCAGCCGTCGTGGTGTGCCGGTGAACTCACTGCTGCTCTCTGGTGCTATCACCTCGCTGGTGGTGCTGATTAACTACCTGCTGCCGAAAGAGGCTTTTGGCTTGCTGATGGCGCTGGTGGTGGCAACGCTGCTGCTGAACTGGATCATGATCTGTCTGGCGCACCTGCGTTTTCGTGCTGCGATGCGTCGCAAAGGGCGCGACACCCAGTTCAAAGCATTGCTCTACCCGGCGGGGAACTACATCTGTATTGCCTTCCTGGCGATGATCCTCGTGCTGATGTGCACTATCGACGATATGCGTCTGTCAGCCATGCTGCTGCCGGTGTGGGTCATCTTCCTGTTTGTGGCGTTTAAGCTCTCCCGCAAGAAATAA